The following are from one region of the Amycolatopsis sp. QT-25 genome:
- a CDS encoding TetR/AcrR family transcriptional regulator, translating to MTTEPAPRWRRLGPDERKEQIFACAARLFADRPYSEVSTSDIAAAAGVARGLINHYFGTKRELYLEIIRRALTVPRLAVEILPDGPLELRADVAIDWFLDMVTSQEKMWLAAIAPEGIGRDLEVERILEEADRESADRVLEAVGLSRDSEHGQELNALVRAFGGMVKAAGREWLVRGALDRAQVHTLLSKSLVTLVGEVFPEIQRAAPRHG from the coding sequence ATGACCACCGAGCCGGCGCCGAGATGGCGGAGACTGGGACCGGACGAACGCAAGGAGCAGATCTTCGCCTGCGCGGCCCGCCTTTTCGCGGACCGTCCCTATTCGGAAGTGTCCACTTCGGACATCGCCGCGGCGGCCGGGGTCGCCAGGGGACTGATCAACCACTACTTCGGCACCAAACGCGAGCTCTACCTGGAGATCATCCGCCGCGCGCTGACCGTGCCGAGGCTCGCCGTCGAGATCCTGCCGGACGGCCCGCTCGAACTGCGCGCCGACGTCGCCATCGACTGGTTCCTGGACATGGTCACCAGTCAGGAGAAGATGTGGCTGGCCGCGATCGCGCCGGAGGGCATCGGCCGGGACCTCGAGGTCGAACGGATCCTCGAAGAGGCCGATCGGGAATCGGCCGACCGGGTGCTCGAAGCCGTCGGGCTTTCCCGCGACAGCGAACACGGGCAGGAGCTGAACGCGCTGGTGCGCGCGTTCGGCGGGATGGTCAAGGCGGCGGGCCGCGAATGGCTCGTCCGCGGTGCGCTCGACCGCGCGCAGGTGCACACGCTGCTCAGCAAGTCACTGGTCACGCTGGTCGGCGAGGTCTTCCCCGAGATTCAGCGCGCCGCCCCGCGCCACGGCTGA
- a CDS encoding HAMP domain-containing sensor histidine kinase has protein sequence MIPALVGHTLSVRRRIVTLTVLAAVLAITLFGAPLAIAVAKFHEGNSTHDLERVADTVVLGVTGDLANGRIPELRPVKQEEGRIRGIRVAVYTPTGRLLAGNGPATEDRFVREAHYTDMATGTREDEVVLAVPVLSGPSLVGVVRAAHPRSELDARIRLTWLKMVALAGVAIGASWLIGRRIATRLARPLEELAATAERLGEGDFTVRTRRTGVHEIDQVAEALDVTSERIGETLDRERTFSSDASHQLRTPLTGLRLQLEAALESPDRDPYATIRDGIASADRLERTIDDLLALAKQSRAPRALLDLGKLLEEVRQTWHGLLAGRGRALRISGRDALPARAAGAAVRQVLAVLLDNAATHGRGTVTVLARDAGDALAIDVSDEGAIEDGHDPFVTGERSEEREGHGIGLRLARSLAEAEGGRLRLTCPSPTTFTLLLPAERPARQEGPGLAS, from the coding sequence GTGATCCCCGCCCTCGTCGGCCACACTCTGTCCGTGCGCCGCCGGATCGTCACCCTCACCGTGCTGGCCGCGGTGCTGGCGATCACCCTGTTCGGGGCGCCGCTGGCCATCGCGGTCGCCAAGTTCCACGAGGGCAACTCGACCCACGACCTCGAACGGGTCGCCGACACCGTCGTCCTCGGCGTGACCGGTGACCTTGCCAACGGCCGGATCCCGGAACTGCGGCCGGTCAAACAGGAGGAAGGCCGGATCCGCGGGATCCGGGTCGCGGTCTACACCCCGACCGGCAGGCTCCTGGCAGGCAACGGCCCCGCCACCGAAGACCGGTTCGTGCGCGAGGCGCACTACACCGACATGGCGACCGGGACGCGTGAAGACGAGGTGGTCCTGGCTGTTCCGGTGCTCAGCGGGCCGTCACTGGTCGGGGTGGTCCGGGCCGCCCACCCCCGGTCGGAACTGGACGCCCGGATCCGGTTGACCTGGCTGAAGATGGTCGCGCTCGCCGGGGTCGCGATCGGGGCGAGCTGGCTGATCGGCCGCCGGATCGCCACCCGGCTGGCGCGGCCGCTGGAGGAACTGGCCGCCACCGCCGAACGCCTCGGCGAGGGCGACTTCACCGTCCGGACGCGCCGGACCGGGGTCCACGAGATCGATCAGGTCGCCGAAGCACTCGACGTCACGTCCGAGCGGATCGGTGAGACGCTGGACCGCGAGCGGACCTTCTCCTCCGACGCCTCCCACCAGCTGCGGACGCCGTTGACCGGGCTGCGGCTGCAACTGGAGGCGGCGCTGGAGAGCCCCGACCGCGACCCTTACGCGACGATCCGCGACGGCATCGCGTCGGCCGACCGGCTGGAACGCACCATCGACGATCTGCTGGCGCTCGCCAAACAGTCCAGGGCGCCGCGCGCGCTGCTCGACCTGGGGAAACTCCTCGAAGAGGTCCGCCAGACCTGGCACGGCCTGCTCGCCGGACGCGGCCGCGCGCTGCGGATCAGCGGACGCGATGCCCTGCCGGCGCGGGCGGCGGGCGCGGCCGTGCGGCAGGTACTCGCCGTGCTGCTGGACAACGCGGCGACGCACGGCCGCGGCACGGTCACCGTCCTCGCGCGTGACGCCGGGGACGCACTGGCCATCGACGTCAGCGACGAGGGCGCGATCGAGGACGGCCACGATCCGTTCGTGACCGGAGAACGGTCCGAGGAGCGCGAAGGGCATGGGATCGGGCTGCGGCTGGCGCGGAGCCTGGCCGAGGCGGAAGGCGGGCGGCTGCGGCTGACCTGCCCGTCGCCGACGACGTTCACGCTGCTCCTGCCCGCCGAGCGCCCGGCGCGGCAAGAAGGCCCGGGCCTGGCGAGCTAG
- a CDS encoding lipoprotein ABC transporter ATP-binding protein translates to MRRRAAVMAGPGPGSVPLVRFAVPGECVAVLPAGNGNAPAGSPGVGVLLRRGNLFGQLTVGQNVVLAGRLAGRRSRRSLPEAGELLELVGLAGRGDTCPGELSPLEGARAGVAVALAGAPGIVVADEPAGDLDGLAALELMDLLCAVAARGTAVVVATRDPQTAAAAHRIVRVA, encoded by the coding sequence ATGCGCCGACGTGCCGCCGTCATGGCAGGCCCGGGGCCCGGATCCGTCCCCCTCGTCCGGTTCGCCGTCCCGGGCGAGTGTGTGGCCGTGCTGCCCGCCGGGAACGGCAACGCCCCCGCCGGCTCTCCCGGGGTCGGGGTGCTGCTCAGGCGCGGGAACCTCTTCGGTCAGCTCACCGTCGGGCAGAACGTCGTGCTGGCCGGGAGACTCGCCGGCCGCCGATCCCGCCGTTCCCTCCCCGAGGCAGGCGAGCTGCTCGAACTGGTCGGACTGGCGGGCCGCGGTGACACCTGTCCGGGTGAGCTGTCCCCGCTGGAAGGCGCGCGGGCCGGGGTCGCCGTCGCGCTGGCCGGGGCGCCCGGGATCGTCGTCGCCGACGAACCGGCGGGTGACCTCGACGGGCTCGCCGCGCTCGAACTCATGGATCTGCTGTGCGCCGTCGCGGCCCGCGGGACGGCCGTCGTGGTGGCGACCCGTGACCCCCAGACCGCGGCGGCCGCGCACCGGATCGTGAGAGTGGCGTGA
- a CDS encoding ATP-binding cassette domain-containing protein, translating to MRPPLVRTDELAHTYGSGLTAVVAVHGVTCVLREETRAVVTGRAGAGKTTLLHLLAGMKKPTAGTIEWPAFAPSPPGPDLIGLVLQDGGLLRDLDVRLNVALPLVLAGRTGTAVRDAVDGALELVGLAGFAKKAPRDLTGEQIRLAVLARALAPAPKLILADDPAGWLDKRAGERLLGRLVQAADRLAAGLLVATAEPAPAGLFGEQWTMLDGKLVRDP from the coding sequence GTGAGGCCACCACTGGTCCGCACCGACGAGCTGGCGCACACCTACGGTTCCGGCCTGACCGCGGTGGTCGCCGTGCACGGCGTCACCTGCGTACTGCGCGAAGAGACCCGTGCGGTGGTGACCGGCAGGGCGGGTGCCGGGAAGACCACGCTGCTGCACCTGCTCGCCGGGATGAAGAAGCCGACGGCGGGCACCATCGAGTGGCCGGCGTTCGCGCCGTCACCGCCGGGGCCGGACCTGATCGGGCTGGTGCTGCAGGACGGCGGGCTGCTGCGTGATCTCGACGTCCGGCTCAACGTCGCCCTGCCGCTGGTCCTCGCGGGCCGCACCGGCACCGCGGTCCGTGACGCCGTCGACGGCGCGCTGGAGCTGGTGGGCCTCGCCGGTTTCGCGAAGAAGGCCCCTCGCGACCTGACGGGTGAGCAGATCCGGCTCGCCGTCCTGGCCAGGGCCCTCGCGCCCGCGCCGAAACTCATCCTCGCCGACGACCCGGCGGGCTGGCTGGACAAGCGCGCGGGGGAGCGGCTCCTCGGCAGGCTCGTCCAGGCCGCGGACCGGCTGGCCGCCGGACTGCTGGTGGCCACGGCCGAACCGGCCCCGGCCGGGCTGTTCGGCGAACAATGGACGATGCTCGACGGGAAGCTGGTGCGGGACCCATGA
- a CDS encoding FtsX-like permease family protein, with product MALWVGGIARVRPARLGVPAAGVAIVTTLLAVHDWTWEPAPSWMPATVLVVLLAAPSERSLRAEHDLLRARGATGGQVLALASAEAVVTGLIGGLAGLVVPLAGGFLTGSGPRLGWEIVLLLFAGVVVAALALLPPVLREWYFVPADDGPPWWSSYGLDFVLLALGFVWPLFGWAGGTMLLWRLIELGLRKGKRVIGGVLRPLVSGLAGVLALSISWRSALLARSVTLVALAVAFAISSAFTRDGCGAARVDLIASLILAAAAAGPSFGAALNERRRDLLIVSTLGGKRRQVAAFIAGDAIVVGGGGLIAGHLLGVLFVLVAQVERTPSPHGYFGLLAAVVIVSCVVASARIAQLAARDEVSDLRDY from the coding sequence ATGGCGTTGTGGGTCGGCGGGATCGCGCGCGTGCGCCCCGCCAGGCTCGGCGTGCCCGCGGCCGGGGTCGCGATCGTGACCACGTTGCTCGCGGTCCACGACTGGACGTGGGAACCGGCGCCGTCCTGGATGCCCGCGACGGTGCTCGTGGTACTGCTGGCCGCCCCCTCGGAACGGTCGCTGCGGGCGGAGCACGACCTCCTGCGCGCCCGCGGCGCGACCGGTGGTCAAGTGCTCGCGCTGGCCTCGGCCGAAGCCGTGGTCACCGGACTGATCGGTGGCCTCGCCGGTCTCGTGGTGCCGCTGGCCGGTGGCTTCCTGACCGGATCCGGCCCGCGTCTCGGCTGGGAAATCGTTCTCCTGCTGTTCGCGGGGGTGGTCGTCGCGGCTCTCGCCCTGCTGCCTCCCGTGCTGCGCGAGTGGTATTTCGTGCCCGCCGACGACGGCCCGCCCTGGTGGTCGTCCTACGGCCTCGACTTCGTCCTGCTCGCCCTTGGCTTCGTCTGGCCGCTGTTCGGCTGGGCAGGCGGCACGATGCTGCTGTGGCGGCTGATCGAACTGGGGCTGCGCAAGGGCAAACGCGTGATCGGCGGGGTGCTCAGGCCTCTCGTCTCGGGGCTCGCGGGCGTGCTCGCCCTGTCCATTTCGTGGCGGAGCGCGCTGCTGGCGCGGTCGGTGACGCTGGTCGCGCTGGCGGTGGCGTTCGCGATCTCGTCCGCCTTCACCAGGGACGGCTGTGGCGCGGCCAGGGTGGACCTGATCGCGTCCCTGATCCTCGCGGCCGCCGCGGCGGGTCCGTCGTTCGGGGCGGCGCTCAACGAACGCCGCCGCGATCTGCTGATCGTGAGCACGCTCGGCGGGAAACGCCGTCAGGTGGCGGCGTTCATCGCCGGGGACGCCATCGTCGTCGGCGGCGGAGGCCTGATCGCGGGGCATCTGCTGGGGGTGCTGTTCGTGCTCGTCGCCCAGGTGGAGAGAACGCCTTCACCGCACGGGTACTTCGGGCTGCTGGCGGCGGTGGTGATCGTTTCGTGCGTGGTGGCGTCGGCGCGGATCGCGCAACTCGCCGCCCGCGACGAGGTCTCCGACCTGCGCGACTACTAG
- a CDS encoding response regulator transcription factor has product MPKLLVVEDDDAIGGVLESTLRLHGYEVSWQRDGRTALAAAAEGDIDFVLLDLGLPDLDGVEVCRRLRAELPGAVLVILTARQEEMDVVVGLEAGADDYLTKPIRLGELLARVRAHLRRGTAPPESRPAIAVGHLRVDTAGRRVSVGGREIPLRAKEFDLLARLAEQPGIAVSRDTLMSEVWDAHWYGSTKTLDVHIAALRRKLTESAPTPEQVPRISTLRGHGYRLEQPFEGQ; this is encoded by the coding sequence ATGCCGAAATTGCTGGTGGTCGAAGACGACGACGCGATCGGCGGCGTCCTCGAATCGACGCTCCGTCTGCACGGCTACGAGGTTTCCTGGCAGCGCGACGGCCGCACCGCGCTCGCGGCCGCGGCGGAGGGCGACATCGATTTCGTCCTGCTCGACCTCGGCCTGCCGGATCTGGACGGGGTCGAGGTCTGCCGTCGGCTGCGGGCGGAGCTGCCCGGCGCCGTCCTGGTCATCCTGACCGCCCGGCAGGAGGAGATGGACGTCGTCGTGGGCCTGGAGGCCGGTGCCGACGACTACCTCACCAAACCCATCCGCCTCGGTGAACTGCTCGCCAGGGTGCGGGCGCATCTGCGGCGCGGGACGGCCCCGCCCGAAAGCAGGCCCGCGATCGCCGTCGGGCATCTGCGGGTGGACACCGCCGGCCGCCGGGTCAGTGTCGGCGGACGGGAGATCCCGTTGCGGGCCAAGGAATTCGACCTGCTCGCCCGGTTGGCCGAGCAGCCGGGCATCGCGGTCAGCCGCGACACCCTGATGTCGGAGGTGTGGGACGCGCACTGGTACGGCTCCACGAAGACCCTCGACGTCCACATCGCCGCGCTGCGCCGGAAACTGACCGAGTCGGCGCCCACTCCCGAGCAGGTGCCGCGGATCTCGACGTTGCGCGGCCACGGATACCGGCTCGAACAGCCCTTCGAGGGGCAGTAA
- a CDS encoding nitrilase-related carbon-nitrogen hydrolase produces the protein MKPRLLWWLGTALLLLAVHTDWNVPFAAWVFPVFLLRYARLVPLRRAILMVGLSLLIGQLFWLGVTSLLFVLSALLAFTLLAVSQTAAFLADRLLADRAGPVRTLVFPVTLVAGEYLFTVITGFGDFGALGSTQSGNLPLLQTASVTGVYGLTFVLAWFASVANTGWTEGWQPVKRLVLVHVCLLGLVFAAGGARLLLDPPTTKTVRIAGISPSADADRSSSDALERIGVKYWRAREVGAADPVAVGAAFAPVTEDLVTRTRQQASAGAKIVLWPETHARVLERDQAALLSRVGAEARQAGIHVGLAYALYTAQAPYIRNVAVLVGPAGEVSWTYDKTHPTPMEPMAPGPGIVPTADSPYGRLATVICYDADFPGLMRQAADKGTSLMLVPANDWAGFGSLHAEKATFRAVENGYALFRHSTHGNSTAVDNQGRVLGHADYTRTDQQTLVADLPVQPRTQTVYGRIGDVFAWLCLAAAALCPLWTFRRNR, from the coding sequence ATGAAACCACGGCTGCTCTGGTGGCTGGGCACAGCGCTGCTCCTGCTCGCCGTCCACACCGATTGGAACGTCCCGTTCGCGGCCTGGGTGTTCCCGGTCTTCCTTCTCCGCTACGCCCGCCTGGTCCCGCTCCGGCGCGCGATCCTGATGGTGGGCTTGTCCCTGCTGATCGGGCAACTCTTCTGGCTCGGTGTCACCAGCCTGCTGTTCGTGCTCTCCGCGCTGCTCGCGTTCACCCTGCTCGCGGTATCGCAGACGGCCGCGTTCCTGGCCGATCGCCTGCTCGCCGACCGCGCCGGGCCGGTGAGGACGCTGGTGTTCCCGGTGACGCTCGTCGCGGGCGAGTACCTGTTCACGGTGATCACCGGATTCGGGGATTTCGGCGCGCTCGGCAGCACCCAGTCCGGGAATCTGCCGCTGCTCCAGACGGCGTCCGTGACCGGCGTGTACGGCCTCACCTTCGTCCTCGCGTGGTTCGCGTCGGTCGCGAACACCGGATGGACGGAAGGATGGCAACCGGTCAAGCGCCTCGTCCTCGTCCACGTCTGCCTGCTCGGCCTGGTGTTCGCCGCCGGTGGCGCGCGGCTGCTGCTCGACCCTCCCACGACGAAGACGGTGCGGATCGCGGGGATCTCGCCCTCGGCCGATGCCGATCGGTCGAGTTCCGATGCACTGGAGCGGATCGGGGTGAAGTACTGGCGGGCGCGGGAAGTCGGCGCGGCGGACCCGGTCGCGGTCGGGGCCGCCTTCGCGCCGGTCACCGAGGATCTCGTGACCAGGACCCGGCAACAGGCGTCGGCGGGGGCGAAGATCGTGCTCTGGCCGGAGACGCACGCGAGGGTGCTGGAGCGCGATCAGGCGGCGCTGCTGAGCCGAGTCGGCGCCGAAGCCCGGCAAGCGGGTATCCACGTCGGGCTGGCCTACGCGCTCTACACCGCGCAGGCGCCCTACATCCGCAACGTGGCCGTGCTCGTCGGGCCGGCCGGCGAGGTGTCGTGGACCTACGACAAGACACATCCGACGCCGATGGAGCCGATGGCTCCCGGTCCGGGCATCGTCCCCACCGCGGATTCCCCGTACGGGCGGCTCGCGACGGTCATCTGCTACGACGCGGACTTCCCCGGCCTGATGCGCCAGGCCGCGGACAAGGGGACCTCGCTGATGCTCGTTCCCGCCAACGACTGGGCGGGTTTCGGCTCGCTGCACGCGGAAAAGGCCACTTTCCGCGCGGTGGAGAACGGTTACGCGCTCTTTCGGCACTCCACCCACGGGAATTCCACAGCTGTGGACAACCAGGGTCGCGTACTCGGGCACGCCGACTACACCCGCACGGACCAGCAGACGCTCGTCGCTGATCTTCCGGTGCAGCCACGGACACAGACCGTGTACGGCCGTATCGGTGACGTGTTCGCCTGGCTGTGTCTCGCGGCGGCCGCACTGTGTCCTTTATGGACATTTCGCAGGAACCGTTAG
- a CDS encoding sugar phosphate isomerase/epimerase family protein, with the protein MDRLSLNQITTKAWSLPEAVAGCAEAGVRWIGLWRDKVAETGVEETARLLKEYDVGVSSLCRGGFFTGITPEGSPVDGVAQTREAIDEAAALGADVLVLVVGGVNGDLASSRQRVADAVGELAPYAGERGVRLGLEPLHPMQCAERSVLSTVEQALAVALEHPAGQVGVIVDEFHVWWDPRIEESIAAAAGRIAGFHVCDQKVPLTDTLLGRALPGDGPIDHRHLKACVEAAGYTGPIEVEVFDADLWRRPGGEVLAETITAYRNHVS; encoded by the coding sequence ATGGACCGGTTGAGCCTGAACCAGATCACCACCAAGGCGTGGTCGCTGCCGGAAGCCGTCGCGGGCTGCGCCGAGGCGGGTGTCCGCTGGATCGGCCTGTGGCGGGACAAGGTCGCCGAGACCGGCGTCGAGGAGACCGCCCGGCTGCTCAAGGAGTACGACGTCGGCGTGTCGTCGTTGTGCCGGGGCGGTTTCTTCACCGGGATCACCCCGGAAGGATCCCCTGTGGACGGTGTCGCGCAGACCAGGGAGGCGATCGACGAAGCCGCCGCGCTGGGCGCGGACGTCCTCGTCCTGGTCGTCGGCGGGGTGAACGGCGACCTGGCGTCGTCGCGGCAGCGGGTCGCGGACGCGGTCGGCGAACTGGCGCCGTACGCCGGTGAGCGCGGGGTCCGGCTCGGCCTGGAACCACTGCATCCCATGCAATGTGCCGAACGTTCGGTGCTGTCCACTGTGGAGCAGGCGCTGGCGGTCGCGCTGGAGCATCCGGCCGGACAGGTCGGCGTGATCGTCGACGAGTTCCACGTGTGGTGGGATCCGCGAATCGAGGAGTCGATCGCGGCGGCGGCCGGGCGGATCGCCGGATTCCACGTATGCGACCAGAAGGTGCCACTGACCGACACCCTGCTCGGTCGCGCGCTGCCCGGTGACGGCCCGATCGACCACCGGCACCTGAAGGCCTGCGTCGAGGCCGCCGGGTACACCGGGCCGATCGAGGTCGAGGTGTTCGACGCCGATCTCTGGCGCCGTCCCGGCGGCGAAGTGCTCGCGGAGACCATCACGGCCTACCGGAACCACGTTTCCTGA
- a CDS encoding dihydrodipicolinate synthase family protein, producing MTLIALPTADGGLAEWTPRGAGPPAKPASPPTSRIAYAAAHVVADPLAPADPEEGAVLDWDTTLAFREHLWSCGLGVAEAMDTAQRGMGLDWDTTKDLIRRTGALAAGRPWVAGVGTDQLPGGEATPESIVDAWREQLDLVGEAGAIPVVMASRALAASASGPADYHAAYGKLLSGADRPVLLHWLGEQFDPALAGYWGHGDVREAAKELGRLCAEHADVLAGVKVSVLDASIETEFRRALPEGVKCYTGDDFNYPELIAGDDQGHSEALLGIFDAVAQVAGAALARLDEGDKAGFHDLLDPTVALSRAIFRAPTRNYKTGVVFLAYLNGHQKHFRMVAGRESARSITHLAELLRLADAAGALTDPDLAVARMRPLLAAAGVA from the coding sequence ATGACCTTGATCGCCCTGCCCACCGCCGACGGCGGCCTGGCGGAGTGGACGCCGCGAGGGGCGGGACCGCCCGCGAAACCGGCCTCGCCGCCGACCTCCCGGATCGCTTACGCGGCAGCACACGTCGTCGCCGACCCGCTCGCCCCCGCCGACCCCGAAGAAGGCGCCGTGCTGGACTGGGACACCACGCTCGCCTTCCGCGAGCACCTGTGGTCCTGCGGTCTCGGCGTGGCCGAAGCGATGGACACCGCGCAGCGCGGAATGGGCCTGGACTGGGACACCACCAAGGACCTCATCCGCCGCACCGGGGCACTCGCCGCCGGACGGCCGTGGGTGGCGGGTGTCGGCACCGACCAGCTTCCCGGCGGTGAAGCCACTCCGGAGTCCATTGTGGACGCCTGGCGCGAGCAGCTCGACCTGGTCGGCGAGGCCGGGGCGATCCCGGTCGTGATGGCCAGCCGCGCGCTGGCCGCGTCGGCGTCCGGTCCGGCGGATTACCATGCCGCGTACGGGAAACTGCTCTCCGGCGCCGACCGTCCGGTCCTGCTGCACTGGCTGGGCGAGCAGTTCGACCCGGCACTGGCGGGTTACTGGGGCCACGGTGACGTCCGCGAGGCCGCCAAGGAACTGGGCAGGCTCTGCGCCGAGCACGCCGACGTGCTCGCCGGGGTCAAGGTCTCGGTGCTCGACGCGTCGATCGAGACCGAGTTCCGCCGGGCGCTGCCCGAAGGCGTCAAGTGCTACACCGGTGACGACTTCAACTACCCGGAACTGATCGCCGGGGACGATCAGGGTCACAGCGAAGCACTTCTGGGTATCTTCGACGCCGTCGCGCAGGTCGCCGGCGCCGCGCTGGCCCGGCTCGACGAAGGCGACAAGGCAGGCTTTCACGACCTGCTGGACCCGACGGTGGCGCTGAGCCGCGCGATCTTCCGTGCGCCCACCAGGAACTACAAGACCGGCGTCGTCTTCCTCGCCTACCTCAACGGGCACCAGAAGCACTTCCGGATGGTCGCGGGCCGCGAATCGGCCCGGTCCATCACCCATCTGGCCGAACTGCTGCGCCTGGCCGACGCCGCCGGGGCGCTCACCGACCCGGATCTCGCCGTCGCGCGGATGCGTCCGCTGCTGGCCGCGGCGGGGGTGGCCTGA
- a CDS encoding LacI family DNA-binding transcriptional regulator, with the protein MKARPHVTLEDVARTAEVSLATASRVLNGTATVRGDLRERVIAAAAELSYTPNAHAQALAGGSPACVGVICHDVGDPYFAAIAGGVMRVASENDLLVMLASTFRDPAKEVAYVSTLRAQRASAILLIGSAFEDKAWEKAMAAELEPYRRGGGHVAAVSRHRGLKVDTVQPDNRGGGAELAKALLDMGHRRFAVLAGPRSLTTVVDRLGGFAAELLEQGVELGEDDIAEAAFTRDGGYEAMEKILARPRKHWPTCVFAVTDVMAIGAMSALRDAGVSIPGEMSIAGFDDIPVVRDLTPALSTVALPLEKLGERAMDLALKAAPGTRPRVVRMAGEVVLRRSTAAPAR; encoded by the coding sequence ATGAAGGCCCGCCCCCACGTGACGCTGGAAGACGTGGCCCGCACCGCGGAGGTCTCGCTCGCGACCGCGTCCCGCGTGCTCAACGGCACCGCCACCGTCCGGGGGGATCTCCGCGAACGAGTGATCGCCGCGGCCGCCGAACTGTCCTATACCCCCAATGCTCACGCTCAGGCGTTGGCCGGTGGCTCACCGGCATGCGTGGGAGTGATCTGCCACGACGTCGGCGACCCGTATTTCGCCGCGATCGCCGGCGGGGTGATGCGGGTGGCGAGTGAAAACGATCTTCTGGTGATGCTCGCGAGCACGTTCCGCGATCCGGCCAAGGAGGTCGCCTACGTTTCGACGCTGCGTGCCCAGCGCGCGTCGGCCATTCTGCTGATCGGCTCCGCGTTCGAAGACAAGGCGTGGGAAAAGGCGATGGCCGCCGAACTCGAGCCGTACCGACGCGGCGGCGGGCACGTCGCCGCGGTCAGCAGGCACCGCGGGCTCAAAGTGGACACCGTCCAGCCCGACAACCGGGGCGGCGGCGCCGAACTGGCGAAGGCCCTGCTGGACATGGGGCACCGCCGGTTCGCCGTGCTCGCCGGGCCGAGAAGCCTGACCACCGTCGTCGATCGCCTCGGGGGTTTCGCCGCGGAACTGCTGGAGCAGGGCGTCGAACTGGGCGAGGACGACATCGCCGAGGCGGCGTTCACCCGCGACGGCGGCTACGAGGCGATGGAGAAGATCCTCGCCCGGCCGCGGAAGCACTGGCCGACCTGCGTGTTCGCGGTGACCGACGTGATGGCCATCGGCGCGATGTCGGCCCTGCGCGACGCCGGCGTCTCCATTCCCGGCGAGATGTCGATCGCCGGTTTCGACGACATCCCGGTAGTGCGCGATCTCACCCCGGCGCTGAGCACGGTCGCGCTGCCGCTGGAGAAGCTGGGCGAACGGGCCATGGACCTGGCACTCAAGGCCGCGCCCGGCACCCGGCCGCGGGTGGTGCGGATGGCAGGCGAGGTCGTCCTGCGCCGCAGCACCGCCGCCCCCGCTCGCTGA
- the pip gene encoding prolyl aminopeptidase, translating into MLGLYPEIEPYVQGMLPVGDGNEIYWEECGNPEGKPVIFLHGGPGSGSSPRHRRLFDPARYRIVLFDQRGCGRSTPNCATPEADLVVNTTWHLVADIERLREHLDIEHWMVFGGSWGSVLGLTYAETHPGRVTELVLRGVATLRQKELQWLYGGGAAYLFPEAWSRFLAPVPFSRRQENLIEVYHELLSHPDPGVHGPAAIAWSRWEGETVKLRPRDEVIDAFTDPSFALAIARIENHYFRHGGWLAEDQLLRDAGKLRDIPCVLVQGRYDVVTPAITAWELSQVLGTAELKMVADSGHAFDEPGTLHELISATDRFASN; encoded by the coding sequence ATGCTCGGCCTTTATCCGGAAATCGAACCTTACGTCCAAGGGATGTTGCCCGTCGGAGACGGCAACGAGATCTATTGGGAGGAATGCGGCAACCCCGAGGGCAAGCCGGTGATTTTCCTGCACGGCGGCCCAGGAAGCGGTTCGAGCCCGAGGCATCGCCGGCTGTTCGATCCCGCGCGGTACCGGATCGTGCTTTTCGACCAGCGCGGCTGCGGGCGCAGCACGCCGAACTGCGCCACGCCGGAGGCCGATCTCGTCGTCAACACGACGTGGCATCTGGTCGCCGACATCGAGCGGTTGCGCGAGCATCTCGACATCGAACACTGGATGGTGTTCGGCGGCTCGTGGGGGAGTGTGCTCGGGTTGACCTACGCGGAAACCCACCCGGGGCGGGTCACGGAACTCGTCCTCCGCGGCGTGGCCACCTTGCGGCAGAAGGAACTGCAATGGCTCTACGGCGGCGGAGCGGCGTACCTCTTTCCCGAGGCTTGGTCGCGGTTCCTGGCGCCGGTGCCGTTTTCGCGCCGTCAGGAGAACCTCATCGAGGTGTACCACGAGCTGCTGAGCCATCCGGATCCCGGCGTGCACGGGCCCGCCGCGATCGCGTGGAGCCGCTGGGAGGGGGAAACGGTCAAACTGCGCCCGCGGGACGAAGTGATCGACGCGTTCACCGATCCGTCGTTCGCCCTCGCGATCGCGAGGATCGAAAACCACTACTTCCGGCACGGCGGCTGGCTGGCCGAAGACCAGCTGCTGCGCGACGCCGGGAAGCTCCGGGACATCCCGTGCGTTCTGGTCCAGGGACGCTACGACGTGGTCACCCCGGCCATCACCGCGTGGGAGCTCAGCCAGGTGCTGGGGACCGCGGAACTGAAGATGGTCGCCGACTCGGGTCACGCGTTCGACGAGCCCGGCACCCTGCACGAGTTGATCAGCGCGACCGACCGGTTCGCGTCAAACTGA